The Streptomyces halobius genomic interval CCGGCCAGCTGACGGCGCACGGCGGAGTGGAAGCCGTCGGCGCCGATCAGCACGTCGCCGCGCACCTCGCTGCCGTCCGCGAACCGGACCCGGACGCCGTCCGCCGTGGTCCTGAAGTCCATTGCCTTCGCGCCCAGTTGAGGGCCCCCGCCGAGGGCTTCGAGAAGCGCCTGCTGGAGGTCGGCACGGTGGATGTTGACGCTCGGCGCCCCGAGCCGGTCACCGAACTCCTTCAACGGCAGTTTCCTGACCGGGCGTCCGGCGGGATCGAGGATCTGGAGGCTCTCGATGGCCCGTCCGCGCCGCTCAAGGCCGAGGTCGATCCCCAGCGTGCGCAGGGCGGACAGCGCGTTACTCATGATCGACAACCCGGTGCCGGCCGGGCGGAGCTCGCGGGCACGCTCGTAGACCTCGACGCCGATCCCGACCCGGCGCAGGGCGACCGCGGCGGTGAGCCCGCCGATCCCCGCGCCGATGACGATCGCCTTGGGTGCCTGGCCCGCCGTCATGCTCACCTGGTCACCTCGCGGATGCGCCGCGCGACGGTGGCGATGCAGGGCTCCTCCATGAGCTGGAGGTGGTCGCCGGGGACGTCGACGACATCGATCCGGCCGCTGGTCCACGTCCCCCAGCCGTTCGCCGGGTCGCGGTGCGCGCTGCCGACCGCGTGGTGCGCCGGCTCCAGCACCTTCGGCAGCGGCGCCGTCGCGCGCAGCAGGGTGAGGTCCTGGTCACAGGTGTCCGGGCGGTAGTCGAGCAGCGCCTGCCAGTTCGCCCGGAAGACCCGGAAGAGGCGGCGCACCCGGGCGGTCGAACCACCGGGGGGCAGGACACCCGCCTCCACCGCGCGGTGCAGGATGTAGTCGAACCGCTCCTGCTCGCCGAGGCCCGGTGGGAGGGGCTGCGCCGGGGCGTCGCCACCGCGTTCCAGCCAGAGCAGCTCCCATAGGAACCATTCGAGCAGCTGGTCCTCGGCCACGCCCTGGAGCCTTCCCGCAGGGGTGATCGAGTCGAGCAGCACGAGGCGGTCGACGGTCGCACCGGAGGACCGCAGCTGCCGCGCCATCTCGAAGGCCACGAAGCCGCCGAACGACCAGCCGCCGATCGTGTACGGGCCGCTGGGCTGCACCCGCCGGACCGCGTCGAGATAGCTGCGGGCGAGGTCCGGGACGCTGCGCAGCGGCTCCGTGCCCGGCTCGGCCCCCGCCGCCTGGAGCGCGTAGCAGGGCTGGTCCTCGGGGAGGCGCTGGGCCAAGCGGACGTAGCACAGCACGTTGCCGCCGATGGGATGGACGAAGAACAGGGGCGGACGGGTGCCGGAGGCGCGCAGCGGCACCAGGGGGTCGAAGTCCGCCGCGGCGCTCCCGGAGCGCAGCCGGTCGGCGAGCGCGGCGACCGTCGGCGCTTCGACGAAGGCGGACAGCGGGACTTCCGCCCCGTACCGCTTCTCGATCATCACGACGAGCCGCATCGCGGTCAGCGACGTCCCGCCGAGTTCGAAGAAGTCGTCGTGCACGCCCGGCTGCGGCACCTGCAGCAGCTCGGACAGCATCTCGGCCAGGCCGCGCTCGTACGCGTCGCGCGGCGGGGTGCGCCCGGCGGACGGCGGCGGCGGCTCCAGGGCTATCGCGCGCAGCGCCGCGTCGTCCCGCTTGCCGCTCGGGGTGAGCGGCAGTCCCGGCAGCCAGGCGAACCGCGAGGGCACCAGGTACTCGGGCAGCGTGGCGCGCAGCCGCCGTCGGACGTCGCCGAGATCGACCGACGCCTCGTCACCGACCAGGAACGCGGCGAGGAACGCAGGGGCGCCCCCCGGCCGACGGGCCACGACCGCGGCCTCGCGCAGCCCCGGATGGTGCTCGGCGAGCTTCATGAGGGCAAGCTCCACCTCACCGGGCTCGACGCGGAAGCCACGGATTTTCACCTGCGCGTCCGCGCGCTCCAGACAGACGACGGCGCCGCCGGGCAGGACCCGGCCGAGGTCGCCGGTGCGGTACAGCCGGGCGCCGTCCGGACGCAGGGGATGGGGGACGAAGCGCTCCCGGGTCAGCTCGGGCTGTCCCTCGTAGCCCTCGGCCAGGCAGGCCCCGCCGAGGTAGATCTCCCCCTTCCCGCCCTCGGGCACCAGGCGCAGCCGGGCGTCGAGCACCTGTACCTCGACCCCGTCGATGGGCCGGCCGATCGGCGGGAGGTCCGGGAAGGCCGCCGGGTCCCCGGTCATCGGGAAGCTGGTCACCACGTGGGTCTCCGTCGGGCCGTACTGGTTCTCCAGGAGGCAGCCGGGCAGCTCGCCGCACAGCCGGCGGATCTCCTCGGTCACCCGCAGCTGCTCGCCGGAGGAGACCAGCACCCGGAGGCGGCGCGGACGCAGGTCCAGCGCCTCGGCGGCCTCGGCGAGTTGCTGCAGGGCGACGTAGGGCAGGAAGACCCGCTCCACCCCCTCCCGGTCGATCAGACGCAGCAGCGCGGGCATGTCGCGGCGCTGTTCCTCGGACACCAGCCGGAGGGTGCCGCCGCCGCACAGTGTGGAGAAGATCTCCTGGAAGGAGACGTCGAAGCCGAGCGGGGCGAACTGGAGCGTGGTCCCGCCGACGGCGCCGCTCGGCACCCGGTTCTGCCATGTCACGAGGTTGGCCAGGGACCGGTGCGGCATCGCCACGCTCTTCGGCCGGCCCGTCGAGCCGGAGGTGAACAGCACGTACGCGACGCTCTCCGGCGGGATGGGCGGCAGCGGGTGCGGCGGGCCGTCGCCCGGGTCGCGGTCCGGGCCGGCGGTGACCGACTCGGCGGGCAGCACGGCCGACGCGTCCGGGACCAGGCGGGCGTGGCCGGCGTGCGCGATGACGCGAAACGGCTGCGCCTGCGCGAGCATGGCGGCGATCCGCTCCTCGGGGTAGCTGACGTCCAGCGGAACGCAGGCGGCGCCCGCCTTCGCGATGCCCAGCACCACGGCGACCGTCTCCGGGGAGCGGTCCATGGCGACCCCGATACGGGCCCCGGGCGGTGCGCCGAGGCTGAGCAGCCGGCGCGCCACCCGGTCGGCGGCCCGGTCCAGCTCCTCGTACGTCCACCGCTCGCCGGACAGCGCGACGGCGACCGCCCGCGGCGTGTGCAGCGCCTGGCGCTCGAACCGGCGCACCACATCGCCGGGCTCCTCGGTGAGGAAGCCGAAGTCGGGCGTCTCGTCCGGGCGTTCAACGATCCGCCGCAGGATCTCGATGTAGCGGCGGCCGAACAGCTCGGCCTGGGACGCGGTGACGATGCGGCCGTCACCGTCGATCCGCAGCTCCAGGCGCCCGTTCCGGGGGTCGGTGATCGCGTTCACCAGGAGCGGGAAGTTCGTCTGCTCCCAGATCTCGACGCCCGCCAGGCGCACACCCGCGGTGCGCAGAAGCGGGCCGAGGACATGGAAGTTGACGTAGTTGAACGCGGTCTGCAGGCAGGTGTCGGTCCCGCCCTGCGCCTGGATCGCGCTGAGCGGATAGCGCCGGTGCGGGTGGCTCTCCCGCTCCCTGCGGTCCACCTCGCGCACGGCGTCGAGCCACGTCCGGGCCGTGCCGCCGAGCCGCACCGGCATCGTGTTGAGGAACAGCCCGGCCACCCGTTCCCCTTCGGCCCGCTCCGGGCGGCCGTGCGTGACCAGGCCGGTGGTGACCTCGTCCGAGCCCTGGAGCAGCCGGAGCGTCAGGCAGTGCGCCGCGAACAGCAGGGACTTCACCGGCAGTTCGTGGGTGTGCGCGAAGCCGCGGACCGCCGCCGCGAGCCGGTCGGGCAGCGCTGCGTGCCGTACGACGAAACCGTCGTCGCCGGGAGCCTGGTGCGGCCGGAAGGTCTCCAGGCGCGCGGGCGGGGCGGAGCCGAGCGCGTCGCGCCAGTACCGCCGGGTGTCCTCGGAGTCCAGTGCCCGTCGCTCGTCGCGCACATGGGCCGCGAACGAGGGCAGGGGCGTGTCGGCTACCGGTGCCATGTCCTGGCCGAGGGCGTGCAGGTAGTCCTGGAGCAGCTCGCGGAGCAGGTTCGCCACGCTCCATCCGTCCAGGAGCGCGTGGTGGAAGCTGAAGACCAGGTCCACGGCTCCGGACGGCAGGATGTGCACGCGGAAGAGGCACAGCGGGGGCCGGTCGAAGGCGTAGCGGTGGTGGCGCCGCCGCTCGATGTGCTCCCGCACCTCGGCCGCGGCCGCCTCGGCGGAGCGGGAGCGCAGATCGGCGATGCCGAGGGTCCCGACGGCGTCGGCCGCGCGATGCACGATCTGCAGTGGCTGTGCGGAGCCGGACAGGTCGAACGAGGAGCGCAGGACCGGGTGACGGGCCACCAGCCGTGCGTGGGCCTGCCGGAACGCGGCCTCGTCCCAGTCCAGTTCGAGGGTGTACCGGAAGACGTCGTGATAGACGGCCGACTTCTCGTGCTCGCTGCTGTGGTAGAGCATCCCGAGCTGGAGCCGGGTGACCGGATACGCGTCCTCGGCCGCCGCCAGGCGGGCCCGGTCCACGCCCGGCACGAGGGCGAAGGACTCCGGCGCGGGGTCCGCGGGCACCTCGGCGGACGGGCCCATGGACGCGTGCGCGGCCAGCTCCGCGACAGTGGGGTGACGGAGCATGTCGCCGACCGTGAAGTGCAGTCCGCGCCTCTCCGCCTCCGCGCGGATCCTGAGCATCAGGATCGAGTCCCCGCCGAGCGCGAAGTAGTTGTCGTGGACTCCCACGGAGTCCACCTCCAGCACCTCCCCCCAGATGGCGGCGAGGGTCGCCTCGGCCGCGCCCTGGGGTGCGGTCTCGGCCATGGCGCCGGCGCGCGGCGGAGCGGGCAGCGCCCGCCGGTCGGCCTTGCCGTTCGGCGTCAGCGGGATCCGGTCGATCCGTACGAAGTGCGACGGGATCATGAACTCCGGCAGCGCGGTGCCGAGGTGGGCGCGCAGCCGCGTCGGGTCGGCGTCCTCGTCGGCGACGTAGTAGCCGACGAGGTGTACCCCGCGGGAGGCGGACGTCCGGGCGGCCGCCACCGCGTCCCGCACCCCGGGGAAGGCGGCCAGCCGGCTCTGCACCTCGCCGAGCTCCACGCGGTTGCCGCGGATCTTCACCTGCTCGTCGATCCGCCCGAGGTACTCCACGGTGCCGTCCGCCAGCCATCGGGCGAGGTCGCCCGTGCGGTACATGCGCTCGCCCGGCCGGAACGGATCGTCCACGAACGCCGAGCGGGTCAGCTCGGGGCGGCCGAGGTATCCGCGGGCCAGGCCGACGCCCGCGATGCACAGCTCGCCGGGCACGCCGACGGGCTGGGGCTCGTCGTGCCGGCCGAGCACGTAGAGGCGGATGTTGTCGATCGGCCGCCCGATGGGCACCCGCTGGACGGGCCGGTCGGGTCCGGCCGCGCAGCCGTCGTCGGGGCCCGGGCCGAGGTCGAAGTACGAGACGTCGACGGTGGCCTCGGTCGGGCCGTAGAGGTTGACCAGCCGCGGGGCCGGTGCACCGGCCGCGGCGAACACCCGGTGGAACCGCTCGACGAGGGCGGGCGGCAGGGCCTCGCCGCTGCAGAAGACGAAGCGCAGACGCGCGATGCTGCCCGGCAGGCCGGTGTCGCTCTCCAGCAGGTCGATGAACGGCCCGAACATCGACGGCACGAAGTGCACCACGGTGACCCGCTGTTCGGCGATCGTGCGCAGGATCTCCCGCGGCTCCCTCTCGCCGCCCGCCTCAAGCAGCGCCACGCGGGCTCCCTCGACGGCCCACCAGAACAGCTCCCATACGGAGACGTCGAACGAGCTGGGCGTCTTCTGCAGCAGCACGTCGGCGTCGCCGACGGGATAGCGCTTTTGCATCCAGGCCAGGCGGTTGACCACCGAGTGGTGCTCGACCATCACGCCCTTGGGCTTTCCGGTAGAGCCCGAGGTGTAGATGACATAGGCGAGGTGGTGCGGTCCCGCGGCCTCTTCGAGCGGGGCGCCCGAACCCTGCCGGAGTGCGTCCAGGGGGAGCACGCGGACCCCCGGGGCCCGGGGCTGGAGCGCCGGACCGCCTTCGCCGCGGCCGTCCCGGCCGGCGGTCAGGACGACCTTGGCGCCGCAGTCGTCCAGCAGCAAGCGGATGCGGTCCGCGGGGTAGGCCGGGTCGACGGGCACGTACGCGCCGCCCGCCTTGAGCACGCCGAGCAGCGCTACCAGCAGCTCGGGGCCGCGCTCCAGCAGCACGGCCACCCGGTCGTCGGGCCGCACCCCTTCGGCGCGCAGCCCTCGGGCGACCTGGTTGGCGCGGGCGTCGAGTTCGGCGTAGGTCAGCGCCGGGTGGGTCGCGCCCGCGGCGATGGCGTTCCGGTCGGGTGTGCGGGCGGCCTGCTCCTCGAAGAGGCCGTGCAGCGTCGTGTCGCCCGGGTACGGGGCGTCGGTCGCGTTCCGCGTCCGGACGAGGTCCTCGTGCTCCTCGGGGGCGAGCATCGGCAGGTTCGCCACCGGCTCCTCGGCCCGGTCCACCGCCTGTTTCAGCAGCGTTTCGATGTGCCGGGCCGCCGCCTCGACCGGGAAGTCCTCGTCGAAGACGTCGAGCGCGTAGTCGAGGTCGACGCGGACGTCGCCGATGTCGTCGTACTCCCGGATGTAGACGGTCAGCGCGTCCTGGTCGTGGCCGTGCGCCAGCGCGACCTTCTCCACCGAAAGCCCTGGGATGTTCTCGGGCTTGGGCAACCGCAGATACGAGACGGTCACGTCGTACAGACGGCGGGGCCCGGTGCCGCGCGAGGGCAGGGTGCGGAGCAGGTCGCCGAGGGCCAGCCGCTCGTGGCGCTTCGTGGCGAACGTCGATGCCATGATCTGCGTGGCGATGTCCTGCATCGACCGCTCGCCCTGGGCGGCAACGCGGAGCGGCAGCATGTTGACGAACTGCCCGACAGTCCGACGCTCGGCCCTTCCGTGGCGGTTGAGGAACGGGACGCCGAGCACGACCTCTTCGCAGCGGTGCACCCGGGAGAGGTAGGTCGCGAACGCGGCGGTGAGGAATGCGAAGACGGAGCTCTCCCGTTCGCGGATCCGGTCGATGAGCTTCCGGTCGAGCAGGAAGCTGTGGCGGGCGCTGCGCCGGGTGCCGTCCGGGGCGCCGCCGGTTGCCCTGGCCGAAAAGAGCGGAGGAGAGAGGTCCGCGAAGGTCTCCCGGTGGAAGTCGCGGTCGCGCTGCCACGGGGACGATCCGCGGTAGCGGGCTTCCTTCTCTGCTGAGGCGAGGAAGGAGGGCGGTGTGCTCTCCAGGGGGATGCCCGTCCGCATGACGTGTGCGTAGTCCGAGAGGACCTGCTGCGAAAACTGGTCCATGCCCCAGCCGTCGGTGATGATGTGGTGCGCCGTCACGTAGAGGTATCCGACGGACTCGCTCTCGCGGAGTAGCGCCAAGTCGAACAGTCGGCCGCCGTCGAGGGCGAGGGGGCGGCGGTTCGAGCGCTCCATCCAGGCCAGGCACGCGGCCCGCGGATCCGCTTCCCCGGACACATCGACGACCTCGATCTCGGGGATGTCGATGTCGGTCCATTGCACGGGAATTCCGCCCCGTTCCGCGAAACGCAGATGAAAGGCATCGTTCTTCCGCATGGCTCGCCGACAACATTCTTTCAGGACACCGAAGTCAACCTTACCGGAAAGCCGCAGGGCCCCGCCGATATTGAAGCGGGGCAGATCCGGCACCTGAGAACTCGCCGTCCAGATGTCCCGCTGATATGCCGTCAGCGGAATCGGCGATGCCGAGCTCATGGTCGTCCTCCGGAGGGTGGGGCGGCTGAATGGATCAGGGAAAAGACCAGGGCCAGGTCGGGAGTCAGCGGCTTCCGGCCGCTTCCCCTATTACGGCGACACCGCAGACCGGGGCGGTGCGCCACGAGAGAGACGGAATCACACAGGCGAGCCCATGGACAAATCTCGAAAGAAACTGTGTGGTACCCGACTTCATTCGGTTCGGTGTACCGAACAAAGACCCGCCGGGACCTGCGGAGTCCGCCGCGGAGACCGCCGTCACAGCCGCCGGGAAAAGCGGCATCGCGACGCCGCCCGTGACCGGGTATCACGTTCTGTCGGTGAAATTCGGAAAGGCGAAAACGAGCCATGGCGCCCACAGGGGGCGCCATGGCTCGTTCGACACGGTCCGGTGACAGCCGCCGGTCACCCGCGGCTGAAGAGCTCTCCGAGCTCCGTCCGCCCGGCGACGCCGAGCTTGCGGTACGCGCTGGTCAGATGGCGCTCCACGGCGCGCACGGTGACGTGCAGCCGCGCCGCGATCTCCCGGTTGCGGGCGCCGGAGGCGGCCAGGCGGGCCACCCGCAGCTCGCCGGGCGTGAGAGAGGACCAGCGGTCGCCTCCCGAACTGCGCGGCCGCGCCCCGGTCTTGGCCAGCTCGGCGGACGCCCGCTCGACCAGCCTGGCCGCCCCGCACCGGTGCGCCAGATCCACCGCGCGGCGCAGGTGTGCCCTTCCCTGGCGGAGGTCACCGGTGGCCGACTCGGCCACTCCGTAGTCGATCAGCGTCCGGATCAGTTCGAGCCGGGCGCCCGCTTCCTCCTGGCGTGTCACCGCGGTCGCCAGCATGCGCCGGCCCTCCTCGCCACCGGTCGCGACGCCCAGCGCCCACAGCGCCCGTCCGGCCACCCGCGGGGTCCCCCAGCGCTCGGCGAGCCGAAGCTCCTCGCCGGCCAGGTGGCGGGCCCGCTCCCGCTCGCCCAGCGTGGCGTGCAGAACCGCCGCGTCGGACCGCCACGTCAGCAGCGCCGGGTTCGACAGCCCGTGCCGGTCCAGCCGGCGTCCGCAGTCCAGCACTTGAGCGAGCGATCCCTGGATGTCCCCGGACGCCGCCCGCAGCCGACCGACGGCCAGGCTGACCACGGCGCGCTCCCAGCCGTCCACGTCGCCGTCGTCGCCGTACCCGGTCGTCCGGCGAGCGAGAGCGCCCGCCTCGTCGAGCCGGCCGTCGTCCAGCAGCACCGTGATCAGGTGGGCGGCCGCACCGCCACGGAAGCAATTGGGCGGCAGTTCGAAGAACTCGTCCACGGCCGTGGCCCCCGTCGCCAGGGCCTCCCGGATATCGCCCCGGCGCTGGTGCACCATGGAACGGCCGAGTGCGGCCAGTGCCAGCAGGATGCGTGCGCCGGCCCGCTCCGCACCGGCCCCGATCTCGCTGAAAGCCCGTACCGCGTCGGTCAGATCGTCGGTGCACACCAGGCTCAGAGCCACGAAGAAGGCCAGTTCCGAACAGCCCTCGCGGGCCACGAGCCCGGACCGGAACGCTTCGGTGGCCAGCGCCCGGGTACGTGTGGCCGAGCACCCGGTCAGCATGGCGTCCAGAGCCTGGATACCCAGCCGCCATGCCCCGTCGCTCGCCGTACGCCCTGCGGCGGTCTCGCCGGTGAGGGTGTCCGCCGTGGAGACCACCGTGGCCGGCGCCCGGTGCGGTACTCCGGTCACCCTGGCCAGCATGCACTGGACCCGCAGCCGTACCGCGAGCTCCTGCCATGCGGGCGTCGCGGCGTCGAATCCGTCGGTGAGGACGTCGACGGCCGTGTCCGGCCGTCCGCGCAGCAGATGAGCGGTGGACAGAAGAGCGGCCGCCCGGCTCCGCCGGCCCGGGTCCTCAATGGTGGTCATGGCCTCGCTGAGATACCGGCAGGCGACAGCCGGGTCCCGGTAGAGCAGTACGCGACCGAGTTCGGTGAGCAGATGCTCGCGCTCCGTCCCGGACACCGGCTGACGCAGCGCGTGGCGCAGATAGACGGTGGCGTCCTCCGGAGCGCGGCGGCGGAGCGCGTCACCCGCGGCGGCACGCAGGGCGGGGACCACCCACGGCTCGGCCAGCTGCCCCGCGGCGTGCAGCAGATGCCCGGCCACCTGTTCGTTGCCTGCCCCGGCGTCATGGCTCAGCCGGGCGGCGCGGACCCGCAGCGCGGACCGTTCGGCCGTGGCGACCTCGCTCTCCAGCGCTGCCCGTAAGGCCGCGTCGGTGAAGGCGATGCCGGGTGAGCCGGACCGCAGCACACCGATGCGCTCCAGGTCCTGGACCGCTGCGGTCGCGGCCCGCTCGTCGAGCCCGGACACGGCGGCGACGAGGTGCGGGTCGGCGCCGTCCCCGAGGACGGCCGCCACCCGGGCGAGCGCCGTGGCCTCCGTCGGCTCCCGGTGGATCCGGGCGTGTGTCATCCGCACCCGTAACTGCCGTACCAGCCCGTCCAGGTCCTCCGGCAAGCGGCCGCCGACGCCGGTCCGCCGGCTGCGCAGCGTACTCAGCAGCTCATGCACCAGCCATGGATTGCCGCCGGTCGCGGCCCAGCAGGCGTCGGGGAGGCCGTCGTCTCCGAGGGGTGGCCCGAGGCCCTGCCGGAGCAGCCACTCGACGCCGCGTGTCGTCAGGGCGGGCAGCTCCACGTGACGGCACCGGGGATGGTCCAGCAGCTCCGGGACGAACCGGTGGCCGGGGGCGGGCGTGGCCGCCGTGTCCGCGGTGCAGGTGGCGGTGGCCGCGAGCAGGGCACGTATGCGGCCCAGCCGCCGCGTGAGATAGCCCAACCACTGGAGGGACTGCCGGTCGCAGAGTTCGAGGTCGTCCACGGCGATCAGCACCGCATGCTCCGCGCACAGCGCCCGGATCGTCCGGTACAGGGCGTCGAAGACCTCGAACAGCGCGGGCGGCGCCGGGGCGGCCCCGGGCGCGGGGATGTGCGCGGCTCCCGGCGTGCCCTCGAAGAGCTGACGCACCGCGCCGAAGGGCAGTTCCCGTTCCGCGACGGAGCAGCGTGCCGTCAGGACCCGCGTACCACGGAAACGTTCCCGCGTGGTCCACGTGTCGAGCAGAGCCGTCTTTCCCAGACCGGGTGAACCCCCGATGAGAACGACGCCGCTCGCTCCCTCCCGCGCGCAGCGTGCCAGGTCTTCCAGCTCAGCGAGCTGATCGACGCGATCGACCAGTTTCACCAACGATGTTCCTTCCCTGAGGGGCCGTGCCCCGAATTCCTCCAGGGAGCAGATGCGCGAACGCGGGTACCGGTTTACCGCCGGCACCACAGATTGCCATGAGCCCGGTCCGGAGCCGCCATGCGGGCACGTGACCAGGTCGACGATCGCGGCGCCTGCGGGGTGAGTCGGGCCCTGGCCCGTGACTGGTCCGGAAGCGCTGGTCAGGATCGGGACAGCCGTGGGAAAGACTGGGAGGTACGACATGAACCGGGCCCTGCTGTGAGGGCTGAGCGGAAGGCGCCTGACGGGTAAAAGCCCGGTTCAGGCGCCTTTTTCGTGCGTCTAGAAGAAGCCGAGCTTCTTGGGGGAGTAGCTGACCAGCAGGTTCTTCGTCTGCTGGTAGTGGTCCAGCATCATCTTGTGCGTCTCGCGGCCGATGCCGGATTGTTTGTAGCCGCCGAAGGCCGCGTGCGCCGGGTAGGCGTGGTAGCAGTTCGTCCAGACCCGCCCTGCCTGGATGGCGCGGCCCGCGCGGTAGGCGGTGGTGCCGTCCCGCGTCCATACGCCCGCGCCCAGACCGTACAGCGTGTCGTTGGCGAGGGTGATGGCGTCGTCGAAGTCGGTGAAGGGGGTGACGGCGACGACGGGGCCGAAGATTTCCTCCTGGAAGACGCGCATGTCGTTGCTGCCCTCGAAAACCGTCGGCTGGACGTAGTAGCCGCCCGCCAACTCGCCGCCGAGTTCGGCGCGCTTGCCGCCGGTGAGGACGCGGGCGCCTTCCTTCTGGCCGATGTCCAGGTAGGAGAGGATCTTCTCCAGCTGGTCGTTGGACGCCTGGGCGCCGATCATCGTGTCGGTGTCCAGCGGGTGGCCCTGCACGATCTTCTCCGTACGCGCCACCCCGGCCGCCAGGAAGTCGCGGTAGTGGCCGCGTTGGATGAGCGCGCGGGACGGGCAGGTGCACACCTCGCCCTGGTTGAGCGCGAAGAGGGTGAAGCCTTCGACGGCCTTGTCGTAGAAGTCGTCGTCGGCGGACGAGACATCGTCGAAGAAGAGGTTGGGGCTCTTGCCGCCCAGTTCGAGGGTGACCGGCTTCAGGTTCTCCGAGGCGTACTGCATGATCAGACGCCCGGTCGTGGTCTCGCCGGTGAAGGAGACCTTCGCGACGCGCGGGCTGGCCGCCAGGGGCTTGCCGGCCTCCACCCCGAACCCGTTGACGATGTTGACCACGCCCGGCGGCAGCAGATCGGCGACCAGGCTCATCCAGTAGTGGACCGAGGCGGGCGTCTGCTCGGCCGGCTTGAGGACGGCGGTGTTGCCTGCCGCCAACGCCGGGGCCAGCTTCCAGGCCGCCATCACCAGCGGGAAGTTCCAGGGGATGATCTGGGCGACCACGCCGAGCGGTTCGTGGAAGTGGTAGGCGACGGTGTCGTTGTCGAGGTCGGAGAGGGTGCCTTCCTGGGCCCGGATGGCGCCCGCGAAGTAGCGGAAGTGATCGATGGCGAGCGGGATGTCGGCGGCCAGCGCCTCACGGATGGGCTTGCCGTTCTCCCAGCTCTCGGCGACCGCCAGCGCCTCCAGGTTCTGCTCCATCCGGTCGGCGATCCGGTTCAGGATCCGGGCGCGCTCGGCCGGCGCGGTACGGCCCCAGGCGGGCGCCGCGGCATGCGCCGCGTCCAGCGCGCGCTCCACGTCCTCGGCCGTGCCGCGCGCGATCTCGGTGAAGGTCTGTCCGTTGACCGGGGTGGGGTTCTCGAAGTACTGGCCGCCGGCGGGTGGTACGTAGGCGCCGCCGATCCAGTGGTCGTACCGGGGCCGGTAGTTCATGACGGCATCGGCGGAACCCGGGTTGGCGTAACGGGGCATGGGGCGGTCTCCCAATCACTGTCGGCGCGGTGCCCGCCGCTCCCGGGCGGCGGGCGTTGCCCGGAGGGTAGGGAGCCGGAGGTTGCGGGAACGTTGCGCCTCGGCCGGGCGCCGTCGGATCGGGTCAGCAGGTGCCCGGAGGCCCGTGGGCCAGTCCGTACGCGGCGCGCAGACGGTCGGCCGTGGCGCCGGGGGCGGCGCGCGCCGGTGAGTGTTCCGGCAGGGCGTCCACCAGGGCCTCCCAGATCTCCAGGTCGCCCTCGCCCCAGGGGGTTTGTGTCCACTGGCGCAGTTGGTCGGGGTTCCGGGCACCGAGCAGCGCGCGCCGCATCCGGTCCTCAAGCGCGCAGCGCAGCCGCCGTACGCCCGGTGCCTCGGACACCGGCAGCAGCGGACCGCGATAGGTCTCCAGCGCGGCGGTCAGCCGGCCTGCGGCCAACTCCTCCTCGACCACGGCGAGATCGGTTTCCACCGGCCGGGCGAGGCGGTACGGGCGGGCGTGGAGCAGCGGACCGACGGCCTTCCGGAGGCGGGACACCTCGGCACGCAGCGTCACCGGGCGGATGTCGCGCTCGCCGTAGAGCAGCAAGGACAACTGATCTCCCGTCAGCCCTTCGGGACGCTGGGCCAGCAGCACCATGATCTCGCTGTGCCGGCGGCCGAGGCGCAGGCGCTTACCGTCCACGGTCAGCAGCGCCTCATCCCG includes:
- a CDS encoding amino acid adenylation domain-containing protein, producing the protein MSSASPIPLTAYQRDIWTASSQVPDLPRFNIGGALRLSGKVDFGVLKECCRRAMRKNDAFHLRFAERGGIPVQWTDIDIPEIEVVDVSGEADPRAACLAWMERSNRRPLALDGGRLFDLALLRESESVGYLYVTAHHIITDGWGMDQFSQQVLSDYAHVMRTGIPLESTPPSFLASAEKEARYRGSSPWQRDRDFHRETFADLSPPLFSARATGGAPDGTRRSARHSFLLDRKLIDRIRERESSVFAFLTAAFATYLSRVHRCEEVVLGVPFLNRHGRAERRTVGQFVNMLPLRVAAQGERSMQDIATQIMASTFATKRHERLALGDLLRTLPSRGTGPRRLYDVTVSYLRLPKPENIPGLSVEKVALAHGHDQDALTVYIREYDDIGDVRVDLDYALDVFDEDFPVEAAARHIETLLKQAVDRAEEPVANLPMLAPEEHEDLVRTRNATDAPYPGDTTLHGLFEEQAARTPDRNAIAAGATHPALTYAELDARANQVARGLRAEGVRPDDRVAVLLERGPELLVALLGVLKAGGAYVPVDPAYPADRIRLLLDDCGAKVVLTAGRDGRGEGGPALQPRAPGVRVLPLDALRQGSGAPLEEAAGPHHLAYVIYTSGSTGKPKGVMVEHHSVVNRLAWMQKRYPVGDADVLLQKTPSSFDVSVWELFWWAVEGARVALLEAGGEREPREILRTIAEQRVTVVHFVPSMFGPFIDLLESDTGLPGSIARLRFVFCSGEALPPALVERFHRVFAAAGAPAPRLVNLYGPTEATVDVSYFDLGPGPDDGCAAGPDRPVQRVPIGRPIDNIRLYVLGRHDEPQPVGVPGELCIAGVGLARGYLGRPELTRSAFVDDPFRPGERMYRTGDLARWLADGTVEYLGRIDEQVKIRGNRVELGEVQSRLAAFPGVRDAVAAARTSASRGVHLVGYYVADEDADPTRLRAHLGTALPEFMIPSHFVRIDRIPLTPNGKADRRALPAPPRAGAMAETAPQGAAEATLAAIWGEVLEVDSVGVHDNYFALGGDSILMLRIRAEAERRGLHFTVGDMLRHPTVAELAAHASMGPSAEVPADPAPESFALVPGVDRARLAAAEDAYPVTRLQLGMLYHSSEHEKSAVYHDVFRYTLELDWDEAAFRQAHARLVARHPVLRSSFDLSGSAQPLQIVHRAADAVGTLGIADLRSRSAEAAAAEVREHIERRRHHRYAFDRPPLCLFRVHILPSGAVDLVFSFHHALLDGWSVANLLRELLQDYLHALGQDMAPVADTPLPSFAAHVRDERRALDSEDTRRYWRDALGSAPPARLETFRPHQAPGDDGFVVRHAALPDRLAAAVRGFAHTHELPVKSLLFAAHCLTLRLLQGSDEVTTGLVTHGRPERAEGERVAGLFLNTMPVRLGGTARTWLDAVREVDRRERESHPHRRYPLSAIQAQGGTDTCLQTAFNYVNFHVLGPLLRTAGVRLAGVEIWEQTNFPLLVNAITDPRNGRLELRIDGDGRIVTASQAELFGRRYIEILRRIVERPDETPDFGFLTEEPGDVVRRFERQALHTPRAVAVALSGERWTYEELDRAADRVARRLLSLGAPPGARIGVAMDRSPETVAVVLGIAKAGAACVPLDVSYPEERIAAMLAQAQPFRVIAHAGHARLVPDASAVLPAESVTAGPDRDPGDGPPHPLPPIPPESVAYVLFTSGSTGRPKSVAMPHRSLANLVTWQNRVPSGAVGGTTLQFAPLGFDVSFQEIFSTLCGGGTLRLVSEEQRRDMPALLRLIDREGVERVFLPYVALQQLAEAAEALDLRPRRLRVLVSSGEQLRVTEEIRRLCGELPGCLLENQYGPTETHVVTSFPMTGDPAAFPDLPPIGRPIDGVEVQVLDARLRLVPEGGKGEIYLGGACLAEGYEGQPELTRERFVPHPLRPDGARLYRTGDLGRVLPGGAVVCLERADAQVKIRGFRVEPGEVELALMKLAEHHPGLREAAVVARRPGGAPAFLAAFLVGDEASVDLGDVRRRLRATLPEYLVPSRFAWLPGLPLTPSGKRDDAALRAIALEPPPPSAGRTPPRDAYERGLAEMLSELLQVPQPGVHDDFFELGGTSLTAMRLVVMIEKRYGAEVPLSAFVEAPTVAALADRLRSGSAAADFDPLVPLRASGTRPPLFFVHPIGGNVLCYVRLAQRLPEDQPCYALQAAGAEPGTEPLRSVPDLARSYLDAVRRVQPSGPYTIGGWSFGGFVAFEMARQLRSSGATVDRLVLLDSITPAGRLQGVAEDQLLEWFLWELLWLERGGDAPAQPLPPGLGEQERFDYILHRAVEAGVLPPGGSTARVRRLFRVFRANWQALLDYRPDTCDQDLTLLRATAPLPKVLEPAHHAVGSAHRDPANGWGTWTSGRIDVVDVPGDHLQLMEEPCIATVARRIREVTR